A genomic stretch from Candidatus Latescibacterota bacterium includes:
- the alr gene encoding alanine racemase, which yields MSDGGVTSSWITLRAGALEGNLRWLRRRLGSQTQLCSVVKGNAYGHGIETYVPLAERCGVRQFAVFSAREAQRVHACSGKRSEIMIMGDLPDAAVDWAVAEGVSFFVFDLSRLDAALQAARRVGRAARVHLEVETGLNRTGLSARSLGRALERIAAHPEQLRLDGVCSHLAGAESSTNHYRIQRQLAVFRQRVEQVRASGQADFRRHVACSAAALLRPETRLDMARVGIAQFGYWPSEEVRLGVLGARQRKRPVLRRLLTWRSRVINVKRVPSGEFIGYGHHSQALHTMRVAAVPVGYADGFPRDLGNRGRVLVHGEPCHVIGAVNMSILLVDVSYLAGVRNGDEVVLIGHQGEREITVGAFGEMFHALNYEVLLRLSADIPRIVVD from the coding sequence GTGAGCGATGGCGGCGTCACCTCCTCGTGGATCACCTTGCGCGCCGGCGCGCTCGAGGGCAACCTGCGCTGGCTGCGGCGACGGCTCGGCAGCCAGACGCAGCTCTGCTCCGTCGTCAAGGGCAACGCCTACGGCCATGGCATCGAGACCTACGTGCCGCTGGCCGAGCGCTGCGGCGTGCGGCAGTTCGCGGTCTTCTCCGCCCGGGAAGCCCAGCGCGTGCACGCCTGCTCCGGCAAGCGCAGCGAGATCATGATCATGGGCGACCTGCCGGACGCCGCCGTGGACTGGGCCGTCGCCGAGGGCGTGTCCTTCTTCGTCTTCGATCTCAGCCGCCTGGACGCCGCCCTGCAGGCGGCCCGGCGCGTGGGACGGGCGGCGCGCGTCCACCTGGAGGTGGAGACCGGCCTCAATCGCACGGGGCTCTCCGCGCGCTCCCTCGGCCGGGCGCTGGAGCGCATCGCGGCGCATCCCGAACAGCTGCGGCTCGACGGCGTCTGCTCGCACCTGGCCGGCGCGGAGTCGTCCACCAACCACTACCGCATCCAGCGGCAGCTCGCCGTCTTCCGGCAGCGCGTGGAGCAGGTGCGCGCGTCGGGGCAGGCGGACTTTCGCCGCCACGTCGCCTGCTCGGCCGCGGCGCTCCTGCGCCCGGAGACGCGTCTGGACATGGCGCGCGTGGGCATCGCCCAGTTCGGCTACTGGCCCAGCGAGGAGGTGCGCCTGGGCGTCCTCGGGGCGCGGCAGCGCAAGCGGCCCGTGCTGCGACGGCTGCTGACCTGGCGCAGCCGCGTCATCAACGTGAAGCGCGTGCCGAGCGGCGAGTTCATCGGCTACGGGCACCACAGCCAGGCGCTGCACACGATGCGCGTGGCCGCCGTCCCTGTGGGCTATGCCGACGGCTTCCCTCGCGACCTGGGCAACCGGGGGCGCGTGCTGGTCCACGGCGAGCCCTGCCACGTGATCGGCGCCGTGAACATGAGCATTCTGCTGGTGGACGTGTCCTACCTCGCCGGGGTCCGCAACGGTGACGAGGTGGTGCTCATCGGCCACCAGGGTGAGCGGGAGATCACGGTGGGCGCCTTCGGCGAGATGTTCCACGCCCTCAACTACGAGGTGCTCCTGCGGCTCTCCGCGGACATCCCCCGCATCGTCGTCGACTAG
- a CDS encoding sodium:solute symporter family protein, with the protein MFGYSGSELLRLGIIAAYLGFIFVKGTLKARKIGEADDFLLAGRNVPWWMLFATMGATVIGGGYSIGAVGKTYEWGLLMVLVSTAGYLHFLFSGLFVAPHFRRAELYTVAGYFGHRFGEGPRFVVLVVSLLFSVFIIAAQMAAFGTVLSTLLPNFADNVQVLRWAIIVGGAMVVIYSTAGGLMAVIYTDIIQFVVLYIGFLVTAAICLPELSANWGTITTTVPDGFFSPEGGKGWLFLVTTFLAFLFGETFAPGYATRYCVGRSIRDTKLGIAGVGGFLMLTFPVIIFVIALYGRMWHGDITAQQALPVVVKDLNNPIIGAILIAALLSAVMSSADSALNSSTAIFVKDLFEHQLGWEDKGDGRILRLARWCSAGLGIAATAIAVLWPDIISLLLFTYHLWAPAIIVPVVVGVFSKERSPGLTRMILTTMLIAIAVTFAYRFTPWAETFDPAVFGVLVATVAFASMVLTRRLRPAAA; encoded by the coding sequence GTGTTCGGCTACAGCGGAAGCGAGCTGCTGCGCCTAGGCATCATCGCCGCCTATCTGGGCTTCATCTTCGTCAAGGGCACGCTCAAGGCCCGCAAGATCGGCGAGGCGGACGACTTCCTGCTCGCCGGGCGCAACGTGCCGTGGTGGATGCTCTTCGCCACCATGGGCGCCACGGTGATCGGCGGTGGCTACTCCATCGGCGCCGTGGGCAAGACCTACGAGTGGGGCCTGCTCATGGTGCTGGTCTCCACGGCCGGCTACCTGCACTTCCTCTTTTCGGGGCTCTTCGTCGCCCCGCACTTCCGCAGGGCGGAGCTCTACACGGTGGCCGGCTACTTCGGCCACCGCTTCGGCGAGGGGCCGCGCTTCGTGGTGCTGGTCGTGTCGCTGCTCTTCAGCGTCTTCATCATCGCGGCGCAGATGGCGGCCTTCGGCACGGTGCTGTCCACGCTGCTGCCCAACTTCGCCGACAACGTGCAGGTGCTGCGCTGGGCCATCATCGTGGGTGGGGCCATGGTGGTGATCTACAGCACCGCCGGCGGCCTGATGGCCGTGATCTACACCGACATCATCCAGTTCGTGGTGCTGTACATCGGCTTTCTGGTCACGGCGGCCATCTGCCTACCCGAGCTGAGCGCCAACTGGGGGACGATCACCACCACCGTGCCCGACGGCTTCTTCAGCCCCGAGGGCGGCAAGGGCTGGCTCTTCCTGGTGACCACCTTCCTGGCCTTTCTCTTCGGCGAGACCTTCGCCCCTGGCTACGCCACTCGCTACTGCGTGGGGCGGAGCATCCGCGATACCAAGCTGGGCATCGCCGGGGTGGGCGGCTTCCTCATGCTCACCTTCCCGGTGATCATCTTCGTCATCGCGCTCTACGGCCGCATGTGGCACGGCGACATCACCGCGCAGCAGGCCCTGCCGGTGGTCGTGAAGGACCTGAACAACCCGATCATCGGCGCGATCCTGATCGCCGCACTGCTCAGCGCGGTCATGTCCTCGGCCGACAGCGCGCTGAACTCGTCCACGGCCATCTTCGTGAAGGACCTCTTCGAGCACCAGCTGGGCTGGGAGGACAAGGGCGACGGCCGGATCCTCCGCCTGGCGCGCTGGTGCTCGGCGGGGCTCGGCATCGCGGCCACGGCGATCGCCGTGCTGTGGCCGGACATCATCAGTCTGCTGCTCTTCACCTATCACCTGTGGGCGCCGGCGATCATCGTGCCGGTGGTGGTGGGGGTCTTCTCGAAGGAGCGCTCGCCGGGACTCACCCGCATGATCCTCACGACCATGCTGATCGCGATCGCGGTTACCTTCGCCTACCGCTTCACACCCTGGGCCGAGACCTTCGATCCCGCCGTGTTCGGGGTGCTGGTCGCGACGGTGGCCTTCGCGTCGATGGTGCTGACGCGGCGCCTGCGTCCGGCCGCCGCCTAG
- a CDS encoding alanine racemase gives MNRVLIDLEALQHNIGRVNTLMAEHGASWSLVTKVLCGHSESLQALGALGVRSIADSRIANLTAARELKTEFETWYLRLPHMSAIGEIVAVSDVTLNSEIATIEALNAEAATRDKRHGVIIMIELGDLREGVLPGALVGFYRRVFELENIEVLGIGANLGCLSGTVPNIDQFMQLILYRELLELKFEHELPLISAGTSVVLPLLQSKTLPKSINHFRIGEAVFLGTDLVNGGTLPGFRSDAITVEAEIVELREKSLVPVGELSAVTPFESLQTEDEISPGQRGQRAIVTLGQLDTEVQGLTPIAPGHVLAGATSDLTVVNVGGSPGELEVGQSIRFRPNYGATLRLMTNRYMEKVLVPPLGAFMAAHDDGSHAERVPSVLDGLLS, from the coding sequence ATGAATCGCGTCCTGATCGACCTGGAAGCGCTGCAGCACAACATCGGCCGCGTCAACACGCTGATGGCCGAGCACGGGGCGAGCTGGTCGCTGGTCACCAAGGTGCTCTGCGGCCACTCGGAGTCCCTGCAGGCGCTCGGCGCGCTCGGCGTGCGGTCGATCGCCGACTCGCGCATCGCGAACCTGACGGCGGCGCGCGAACTGAAGACCGAGTTCGAGACCTGGTACCTGCGCCTGCCGCACATGTCGGCCATCGGCGAGATCGTGGCCGTGTCGGACGTCACCTTGAACAGCGAGATCGCCACCATCGAGGCGTTGAACGCCGAGGCGGCGACGCGGGACAAGCGGCACGGCGTGATCATCATGATCGAGCTGGGCGATCTGCGCGAGGGCGTGCTGCCTGGGGCGCTGGTGGGATTCTACCGGCGGGTGTTCGAGCTCGAGAACATCGAGGTGCTCGGGATCGGCGCGAACCTGGGCTGCCTGTCGGGCACGGTGCCCAACATCGACCAGTTCATGCAGCTCATCCTCTACCGCGAACTGCTGGAGCTGAAGTTCGAGCACGAGCTGCCGCTGATCTCGGCCGGCACCAGCGTGGTGCTGCCGCTGCTGCAGTCGAAGACGCTGCCGAAGAGCATCAACCACTTCCGCATCGGCGAGGCGGTGTTCCTGGGGACGGATCTGGTGAACGGCGGCACGCTGCCGGGATTCCGGAGCGACGCGATCACGGTGGAGGCCGAGATCGTGGAACTCCGCGAGAAGAGCCTGGTCCCGGTGGGCGAGCTGTCGGCGGTCACGCCCTTCGAGAGCCTCCAGACGGAGGACGAGATCAGCCCGGGCCAGCGGGGGCAGCGCGCCATTGTGACCCTCGGCCAGCTCGACACCGAGGTGCAGGGGCTCACACCCATCGCGCCGGGGCACGTGCTGGCCGGCGCCACGAGCGATCTCACCGTCGTGAACGTGGGCGGCAGCCCCGGCGAGCTGGAGGTGGGGCAGTCCATCCGCTTCCGTCCCAACTACGGCGCCACCCTGCGCCTCATGACGAACCGCTACATGGAGAAGGTGCTCGTGCCGCCGCTGGGCGCGTTCATGGCCGCGCACGACGACGGGAGCCACGCCGAGCGCGTCCCCAGCGTCCTCGACGGGCTGCTGAGCTAG
- a CDS encoding GNAT family N-acetyltransferase, whose translation MTRPSAATPPGAATLHRVDREGDLPAWAGRAQLARFFHETMKPYHDSIPDVERALDYAFSAEPGKGGFLMLAEQGDGLAGALLMLSTGMGGYVPEHLLLFVTVRPDLRGQGLGRRIIEEACGGLDGAVKLHVEYDNPAKRLYERIGFSTKYAEMRYTP comes from the coding sequence ATGACACGCCCCAGCGCCGCCACGCCGCCAGGCGCGGCCACCCTCCATCGCGTGGACCGGGAGGGCGATCTGCCCGCCTGGGCCGGCCGTGCGCAGCTCGCGCGCTTCTTCCACGAGACGATGAAGCCCTACCACGACAGCATCCCCGACGTGGAGCGCGCCCTGGACTACGCCTTCAGCGCCGAGCCGGGCAAGGGCGGCTTCCTGATGCTGGCGGAGCAGGGGGACGGGCTGGCCGGCGCGCTGCTCATGCTCTCGACGGGCATGGGCGGCTACGTGCCCGAGCATCTGCTGCTCTTCGTCACGGTGCGTCCGGACCTGCGCGGCCAGGGCCTCGGCCGGCGCATCATCGAGGAGGCGTGCGGCGGCCTGGACGGCGCGGTCAAGCTGCACGTGGAGTACGACAATCCCGCCAAGCGGCTCTACGAGCGCATCGGCTTCAGCACGAAGTACGCCGAGATGCGGTACACGCCATGA